The Sylvia atricapilla isolate bSylAtr1 chromosome 9, bSylAtr1.pri, whole genome shotgun sequence genomic sequence ctgctcacaggAATTGAGAAGTTCAAGGGCCGCTATCTCCACAGCCGAGACTACAAGGATGCTCAAGCTTTCACAAACAAAAGGGTTGTTGTCATCGGGATCGGGAATTCAGGGTCTGACCTGGCTGTGGAGATCAGCCAAACAGCCCAGCAGGTAAGCAGGAGTAGGGTCATGGCAGGCAGGATTGCCCCTGTGGGACACTGTCACCTCTGCAGGGACTCCAGGACCATGGCACTTGCACAGGTGCTGCTCGGTGCCTGCACTCGCTGTGTTTGGCAATGTTGGCTCCAGCCAATCCCAGCTGCCAGGCAATTGAGACTTGGTCGCACTTCCCTGCAAGATGCCAATCACCAGCTCACTCTGCCCTCTGGGTCTTTATCCAGGGCTTGGGCTGCAAAAAAGAGTGATCCCAGGGCGAGGGcatgtccctgcagggcagcccTCCCAGGACCATCACTGCCTTCAGAAAGTGATCCTTCTTCCTTGTCTAGGTCTTCCTCAGCACCCGCCGGGGTGCGTGGATCCTCAATCGCGTTGGAGATCAGGGCTACCCCATCGACACCATCTTAACCACTCGCATAAAGACATtcctgcaggggctgctcagctcATCCATGGCATGTGACTACATGGAGAAGAAGCTGAATGCCAGGTTCGACCACTCACGTTATGGCCTGAAGCCAAAGCACAGGTATCAACAAACACTCCCCGTGCCCAGAAAGGATTGTCTGCCTccctctgtgtcctgccccGCTTGGGCATTCcatgctccctgtgctgggttATTACTTTTGTTGTGCCCAGGCAATGCTTGAGGAAGCCACCACTGCCCCTTCCAAGGACTCTTGAGACAGAAGTGCAAAGCATCCCTGGGGATGAgcattcccagagcagggagcagcagctggagcaggataCAGAGAAGAAACACTTCTTTCCCAGTGCCCTAACAGCTCCTTGCACGTTCCAGGGTCCTTCACCAGCACCCAACCATCAACGATGACCTGCCCAACCGCATCATTTCGGGCAGGGTGCGGGTGAAGCCGAACATCCGGGAGTTCACGGAGACATCTGCCATCTTTGAGGACGGCACCAGGGAAGATGTCGATGCTGTAGTTTTTGCTACGGGATACAGCTTCTCATTCCCGTTCCTCGAGGGCTGCGTGAAGGTGGTGGAGAACCAGATTCCCCTCTACAAATTCATGTTCCCCCCTGACCTGGAGAAGCCAACGCTGGCTTTCATCGGCCTCATCCAGCCCCTGGGTGCCATCATGCCCATCTCAGAGCTCCAGTGTCGCTGGGCCACCCGTGTCTTCAAAGGTGAGTCAGGGCAGTTTGGGGGATGCAGCTGGGCTCCCCCAGCCACGCCAAGACTGAGTTGTTGCTGGTGGCATTCCCTCATATGCTGCCTCTCCACACGTAGCTTTTTAGCCTCCTTTTGATTCTTCACGAGGAAAAACCCAGTCTTGCATTTTTTCTATGACTCTTGCACTGTCCTTTTCTTGTGGGGGCCACTAACTGGTCCTCGTGCCTGTAACCAcattctccctttcctttcccgCTGTCACTTCCTTTGCCCATGTCTCCCACTTTGCTCCTGACGTGGTGGCACACTCCAAAAGCCCCACGTGCAAACaggaggccaggctgggctgcagagccATGCAGACTatggcaggagcacagcccacCCTCCAGCTCCAACCTCCTtttgcccagggctgcagggcctGCCGCCGCCCGCCGACATGCTGGCTGAAATCACACAGACCAAGGAGAGAATGGCTGAGCGGTAAGGCCCCAGCGCAGCACCGCCCTGCCACCCTTACCCCCGCTGGCCCCGTGTCAaaccctgctgccctccctgcccacaggtACGTGAAGAGCCAGCGGCACACCATCCAGGTGGATTACATCCCTTACATGGACGAGCTCGCCTGCCAGCTGGGGGTCAAGCCCAACCTGCTCACCCTGTTGCTCACAGACCCCCAGCTGGCAGTGGAGGTGGCCTTCGGTGCCTGCACGCCGTACCAGTACCGGCTGCGGGGCCCGGGCGCCTGGGCGGGCGCCAGGGCCGCCATCCTCACGCAGCAGCAGCGCGTGGCCCGGGCCCTGCAGCCGCGGCccagcgcccgccccgcccgctcCAGCGCCGCGCCCCGCGTCCTCACGGTGCTCTTCAGCGTCGGCATGATCGTGGCCACCCTCGTCTACGTCTCGCTCTCTCCCTAGCCTAAAGGGAAAGAGCGGGTCCTGCCGGCAAACTCCTTTTCCCCTGGGCTGGTGTCTGTTTTTCTCTAGCTGCGCCGGAGCAGGGAGGGAGTCGTTCCTTGAAAGTGCAGCCTGGTCTCTTGCGCCTTCCCGCTGTGGTATCACCAAATCTGGTCGCgggctgctctgggaacagCTCCCTAAATCCTGGCTCAGCAGGCCCACGAGTTCTACCTACGGGTTAGGTCACAGAGGTGGTGGGGAAACTGGGAACGTGCCCAAGCGGGGCGCCTCGGGAAAGGGCAATAAAGCTTGCCCCCGTGCCGCGGAGACCAGAGACTACACTGACTGCCCGGCTGCCTCAGTCTGTGAGGGCCATCCTGGGGGGCCCGCCGGCCCACGGGCAGCACCGCGGCCGCTGGCGCTCCGCCCTGCCCGCAGCAGACATGGCCGCCGACGGCTGAGGCGGCacggcccccgccccgcgccaTTGCCCGCAGCCAACATGGCGGGtgcccggcggcggggccgcggggcgggggcggggcgcggccgcggagcgcggcgggggcgggTCAGAGCGCCCCGCAGCGGCCGGCGGGGGGTGGCGCCATCTTGGACGGAGGCGGagagcggggcggcggcggcggcggaggcaGGTGGGGtcgggccgggcccggggacGGCAGGGCGGGTGTCACGGGTGGGTGTGAGGGTGGCGGCTCCACGGGCACCGGTGCAGGAGGCGGTGGGTGAGGCGTGGCTGCGCGTCCCCGCGGTGTAGCGGTGTCCCGGACCCCGCAGCGGTGCAGACCCCGCTCTGGCAGCCCCTTGGGAGGACCCGGCCCCTGCCGGTGTGTCCCGCTCCTCCCCCGGGCCACGGCAGACCCGCGGGTGCCCGTGGGCCAAGCCCGCCGTGACAGCCGCGCCACCGCCCCCGCCGAGCCGAGCCcgagccccagccccagccctcccttTCGGAGGGAGATTTTCCGCCTCCGGAAAATGTTTCCCGGCTCATCCCCTTAACCTTACGGCAacctcagggctcagctccgGTTCCTGTCTCCGAAGGAGGGGAGAGCCCGGCCGGATCGGGCTTCCCGGGACCACGGCAGCCCCGGGCGGTGTCAGCCCGGCGAGATACTGGAGCACATCCCTCCCAGATGCAAACCCCCTGGAATGCCTGCCAGTGCTCCCAGCGCTGCCGGACACGGACCCCGTCCCTCCTGCATACACCCCTCGGGCTGCCTGCCACCGCTTCCCAGCGCGGGCGCTGGCCGGGGGCGAGGCGGCAAGCACGGCGCGTCCGGGGAGGGGAATGGGTTTAATTCCCTTGTTTTCCGAATGAAAAGGTGGGGCTGGCTGGAACCCAAGGGCGCTGGTGAGGGGGCAGGCAGGCACCCACCTTGCTGTGGGCTGCGGCTGGCAGGGGCTTGCTGCCAGACTGGGAGTGAATGTGCTGAGGTGCCGTGGAGGTTTGCTGGGGCTCTGGTGTAAGAAGCATTTCCATGCCTGACTTGGATGTACCTGTGTCACACCATGTCTCAACGCTTGCAAGGGCTGTTGGGGATGCAGGAGGGTTTGAGCTGTAAAAGTTAATTCAGCAAAGCCAGGTGTTGCAGTCTGTGCACAAAGACCTGTACTGGCACAGGTCAGGTGCCTGTGTGTGTGATGCAGGGGATTCAGATGGCACACACCAGACAGGAGCCACCACTTGGGATAAACCTCAGGGAGTGTTTGGAGAGCATGAGCTGTAAGGGACGGAGGGACTGGAAtcctttcagagaagaaaaggggaagcTTCATATCTGTTAGCACCTGCACATATCTTCCAGGTCCATCCTGCTACAAGGGAAGTTCAGCTTTTCCCACCTTCCTCCCTGTAGATGAGAAGGAAGGGAGCCTTAGTGGAGATACTGGAGGAGGAAATTCCCCAGCAGCAGTCTGGTGGTACAGGGGCAGTTTTTGTGAGGAGCTGTCTGAGcctcctcagagcagagggggaagATGTCAGAGCAAGAGGTGTAGCTCGTCTGACCTGGATCTTCAGGTATACTTGATCTGCACTGAGAGCAGTGGGGGTATGGGTTAGTTGCCCACTTGAGCTGCCTTTTAGCCCTCTGGATTTAAGAAATACCGTAGTAATTGCTCCATAATGTTCTAAAGCCTGGCTTTGGCTGGCAGCCTCGCTTGGCAGCCTTCATATAACTTGATCTTTTAAACAAACCTCCAAATGTCACAAGTGAGCACATGAAGCAAGGCTGGCTGTCCCCTTGCTTGCTCTGCAGAGTCCAGGGTTAAGTtgaaagctgcaaaataaaCCTGCAAGTGGGCAAGAACCCAAATCCATCTCAGCTCCTGGAAAGAGGGTAAGCTCTGGAGAGTCCTAGGTAGCTTGCAGTGGCTTTGTTATTTATCCTGAAAGATGCGTAGTTGTTGATGGCTTGGTCAGTTctcctgttttgctttctctgagcTGGGTGAGATTGGGGATGGCGGCCCATGTGCAGCTGCAGAGTGACACTGAGGTGGCCAGGGCTGCCCTTCCCTCACCGTGTCCCTTCAAGACAGCCGGGCAGGTGCTGGCTAGGTCACAACAAATGGTCCTCCtcgctgtgctgtgctgtgccgcAGCTGACACGGTGACTTGCCTGGTGAATCATAAGTGAATgctgctgagagctgagctTTTTGCAGACACCACTGCATTAGCCCCACTCCTTGGACAAGCTCCAGCTTGGGCGATTCCATTTGGACGCGTTAAATGCTCCCTGTCGCCTTTGCAGGCACAAGGCTCTGCTCTTCTGCCTGCGAGCTCTTGGGAGACTTGTTGGGGACTGtaaaacagctgctgctttcactcCCTGGCTGTTTTCTTGCTGGATGTCGGGGGTTGTCTGTAGAGCCTGACTGCAGGACTGTGAAAGAGGCTCTGTTAACGCCAGGCATTTGATTTGCCAATAAAGGttggctttatttttcccatCAGCTCTACTCTGTTGGCTGCCAAGGGCTGATGTGGGACACAGGTGAAGTTGTATTGGTTTTGGAGTCTTAACCATTACCAGCTTAACTAGAGTGATAGCTCTTAAGGATGTGGCTATAATTAGGTCAAAGCTGTGTCGTTTGTTGAATTCCCATTCAGCTCCCAAACTTGGTAGTGGAAATTAACTTGGGGCCTTTTTTAGGATTGCTCCCAGTCTCCCTGGCAAAGAACATTTGGGAGACGGCTCTTTTGCTTCTCTCcgtgctgctggagcccacGGCAAAGGCAGAGTGTTGTTCTGTGTCGCTGtcaggggctgctgagctgccatGGGGAACACCACCAGCGAGCGGGTGTCCGGGGAGCGCCATGGCTCCAAGGCACAGCGTGGGGACGGCTCTGGAGCCTCCCACCCCACCAAGGAGCACCCACACAAGATCATGGTGGGCAGCACCGACGACCCCAGCGTTTTCAGCTCCCATGACTCCAAGGTaggggctggctgctcccttccctgcctaCCCTCTGGAGCTTCGGCATGCTGCCTGCGTGGGGCTGTGTTCCCAGCAATGTgagggggctctggggagctgggaggagcaCTGTGGTGCTCCTGTGTGTGATGTGCAGGTGGGCTGGTACAGACCGGGAGTAGAGGCCAGCTGTGTGAATGTGTTGACAGCTGTCTCTGTGTCTCAGTCACAtctctctggttttctttgCCCAGATTCCTGGGGACAAGGAGTTTGTGTCATGGCAGCCAGATCTGGAGGAGTCAGTGAAGCCATCCCAACAGGCCCGTCCAACTGTCATACGCTGGGCTGACGGAGGCAAGGAGGTCTTCATCTCTGGATCCTTCAATAACTGGAGCACCAAGATTCCACTCATCAAGAGGTAGCCAGTCCCTCAAGTAATTTATTCTGTGTTCATGTCTGCTCCAGTGCAGAGAATGTTTTCGTTTGCTCTCTTGGCTTTTCTCTGTTCACTCAAGCTGTGGGTCTGAGACAAAtacacagctccttccctgagTGGTGCTATAGGGACAGCGGGAAGTTGtgaaacagggacaggacaggatggGCCACTTTGCTTGCCCAGATGGATGTCACGCAGCaaccagtgctggcagcagagccttgCCCAGGTATGCAGCAGTCCTCTGGAAGCTGTCAGCTCTTCCCTTGGCTGCAGCATTACCCCATTCCTAGTTGTACTGCTGCCAGTGAGCATTAGTTGTTTGTCCCTCACATATCTTCCTGCCTAGTGATGTTCTCACTGTTCCACAACACATCTGTGATTTACATGGAAGCTCATGTAGGACTCTAGCAATTAATCTGGATTGATTTTATCTCAATTTCAGACTTGAGAAACAGAGCTGTCCCACTTTCTCCggtcctgctgtgccagcacagggcaggagccttACCCATGTGTTCTTCTTAGCCTGTCTTGCACAGGGTGTCTGTCACATCCACTTTCTTGTGGCTGGACTGCCACCTGCAGTTGGGCTGCCAGGGATTTGAGCCATGCTTGGAATGCTTGGTGCTTGGAATACTCATGCCTGTTGTGGCCATGCCTCGGCTCAGTGATGATGAGCAAGCCTAACCCTGCATGAAGGTGTTGGGGGAgaagggctgggcagtgctggttCCTGGGGCCCCTTGGAAGAGCAGCATTCAGAGCATCAACAGGGTGATCCTGTTTGCACATCTGTTCTCTCTGCACAGCCACAATGACTTTGTTGCTATCCTGGACCTTCCAGAAGGAGAACACCAATACAAATTTTTTGTGGATGGCCAGTGGGTCCATGATCCATCTGAGGTAATGCTCTAAGCTTTATCTCTGCAGATCTTGTCTTCTTCAGGGAACTAGACAGGATATAACTGCAGCAGAGGGGGAACAGGAAGAGTGGAGACCATCTGCTGAAACAAAAGGCACAACTCCATCCCCT encodes the following:
- the LOC136364790 gene encoding flavin-containing monooxygenase 5-like isoform X1 → MAARKVAVIGAGASGLCALKCCLDEGLEPTCFERSKDIGGLWRFEERPEDGRASIYRSVIINTSKEMMCFSDFPIPEDFPNYMHNSKIMEYFRMYAQHFDLLRHIRFGTSVCRVSKRPDFASSGQWEVVTESEGKQEAAVFDAVLVCSGHHTDAHLPLSSFPGIEKFKGRYLHSRDYKDAQAFTNKRVVVIGIGNSGSDLAVEISQTAQQVFLSTRRGAWILNRVGDQGYPIDTILTTRIKTFLQGLLSSSMACDYMEKKLNARFDHSRYGLKPKHRVLHQHPTINDDLPNRIISGRVRVKPNIREFTETSAIFEDGTREDVDAVVFATGYSFSFPFLEGCVKVVENQIPLYKFMFPPDLEKPTLAFIGLIQPLGAIMPISELQCRWATRVFKGLQGLPPPADMLAEITQTKERMAERYVKSQRHTIQVDYIPYMDELACQLGVKPNLLTLLLTDPQLAVEVAFGACTPYQYRLRGPGAWAGARAAILTQQQRVARALQPRPSARPARSSAAPRVLTVLFSVGMIVATLVYVSLSP
- the LOC136364790 gene encoding flavin-containing monooxygenase 5-like isoform X2; protein product: MAARKVAVIGAGASGLCALKCCLDEGLEPTCFERSKDIGGLWRFEERPEDGRASIYRSVIINTSKEMMCFSDFPIPEDFPNYMHNSKIMEYFRMYAQHFDLLRHIRFGTSVCRVSKRPDFASSGQWEVVTESEGKQEAAVFDAVLVCSGHHTDAHLPLSSFPGIEKFKGRYLHSRDYKDAQAFTNKRVVVIGIGNSGSDLAVEISQTAQQVFLSTRRGAWILNRVGDQGYPIDTILTTRIKTFLQGLLSSSMACDYMEKKLNARFDHSRYGLKPKHRVLHQHPTINDDLPNRIISGRVRVKPNIREFTETSAIFEDGTREDVDAVVFATGYSFSFPFLEGCVKVVENQIPLYKFMFPPDLEKPTLAFIGLIQPLGAIMPISELQCRWATRVFKGT
- the PRKAB2 gene encoding 5'-AMP-activated protein kinase subunit beta-2 isoform X1, giving the protein MGNTTSERVSGERHGSKAQRGDGSGASHPTKEHPHKIMVGSTDDPSVFSSHDSKIPGDKEFVSWQPDLEESVKPSQQARPTVIRWADGGKEVFISGSFNNWSTKIPLIKSHNDFVAILDLPEGEHQYKFFVDGQWVHDPSEPVVTSQMGTINNLIHVKKSDFEVFDALKVDSLESSETSGRDLSSSPPGPYGQEMYVYRPEERFKSPPILPPHLLQVILNKDTNISCDPALLPEPNHVMLNHLYALSIKDGVMVLSATHRYKKKYVTTLLYKPI
- the PRKAB2 gene encoding 5'-AMP-activated protein kinase subunit beta-2 isoform X2; the encoded protein is MGNTTSERVSGERHGSKAQRGDGSGASHPTKEHPHKIMVGSTDDPSVFSSHDSKIPGDKEFVSWQPDLEESVKPSQQARPTVIRWADGGKEVFISGSFNNWSTKIPLIKSHNDFVAILDLPEGEHQYKFFVDGQWVHDPSEPVVTSQMGTINNLIHVKKSDFEVFDALKVDSLESSETSDLSSSPPGPYGQEMYVYRPEERFKSPPILPPHLLQVILNKDTNISCDPALLPEPNHVMLNHLYALSIKDGVMVLSATHRYKKKYVTTLLYKPI